In Dioscorea cayenensis subsp. rotundata cultivar TDr96_F1 chromosome 13, TDr96_F1_v2_PseudoChromosome.rev07_lg8_w22 25.fasta, whole genome shotgun sequence, the sequence TAAAAGAGATTAAATAGTGGTGGCAATTTGGATTGGTAGGACAAAACAGGCAGTGTCGACCGAGTAGGCATGGACACTAATCATATCGAAAACTTGAACATTGACATAACACAAATAACACACAATTAATACAACATGATATGCATTACTTAATTAGTAGACaggtaatttttaattttttacatgacaaaaaaaaaaatgaatcaacaTGTTTAGGCCATGGACAGAAAAGGCGGATCAACATGGGatcacaagaagaaaaatattataggAAACTCAAACAGTCTTAAATCAGTGTTAACATGCCATGTCACAATTTGCAATTGCTAAATTAAACGGCATCTTCCTAGATGGTTTGATTACTCTGGTGTGATATAAAGCCCACATAGAAATTAGATAGCTAGTCATAACTGTCGTACGGTATAAGTTTACTAATACTTAGTGTGTATAATGATAAGGGTCGTGAAGCAGtgatttaataaatcaaaatgacTCAGCTATACTAAGGAATAGAAGATCGTATTTGGTTGCTAAACGTAATATACTTACAAATCTTGTTGAAAGCAACAATATCACAGCTCTGGATATACTCATTGGCTGGCTCCACTGTAAGGTGCTCCTCTATAAGGCTGTCAACAGAAACTAAATCATCCACGATCGTCATCATTATTTGAAGCTTCTTAATGCCATAACCAACAGGAACAAGCTTGGCTGCAAGATCAACACCGAGTAGAACTTAGCAAGGAAAGCTCagtgaaattaaattttcagaGAAAAATGCTACTGAATTAACTGTTGGTAAAAACTAAACATCTAGGTAATGCCAAAATGTCCCATGAGAAGGGGTTTGCATACATGCTCCCCAAAGTAGGCCCTCCATTTGGATGCTTCTCACTGATTCTTCCAGCTTCTGCATGTCTGTCTCATCATCCCATGGTTTTACATCCAACAATACTGATGACTTCCCAGCTGAATAGAGACATAATCAACCGTTATATGTATGAAACTATGAGACAAAaaggcattattattatttttttcttttttcggaAGACAAAATATGATGTCACTGCATGTCTAAAGCAGATTGACATTTAACTATCAACTGATTGTTTTCCCAGATTCCACAGAGTAGACAATGACAGAGATGTAGATGTGTTacattctttcttcttcccagATGCTTTGATGGCTGCTGCACGCTCCTCAGCtgctttcttctcttcttctgtCTCTTCACCAAACaaatccacatcatcatcatcatcgtcatcctcAGCTGCTGGAGCCTATAATTGATGATAATATTCGAATCAAAAACCACGGtaataatttccaaaatttgGTTCTTTCTTAGTCAGCACATTCAAATGACTGTGgaggtataaaaaaaaaaccatgagcATCAGAATAATGCAACTGACTTATTTCAATGAGGAGTTACATGACAGCATTTATCATTTATCATTAATAGAGCACACATTTATAAACTTGAATCTGACTAGGAAgattaatcaaacaaaacaataattcaaaatttgaaacattTTTCATAAAACAATCAAGCACCGAATGCAGTTAGATActttaaaaaaaggttaaaacaTGCAAGAATTCACATCAAACCTTTGCATCATCAATGGCTGGAGAGGAAGGGGCCACCTCAGCAGGAGGGGCAGATCCTGAAATTGTGACTCCCTGCCCTTCACATGTGACACCACTGCACCCAGTAAAAGCCAACCCAAGTATGAAAACCAACATCACCAAACCAGTTTTAAGTTTCAACTAACCAAGACTAACACAAAAGTCAATCCTGACGCATACCTCAACTTAAGGAGTGCATCAATGTGGTTGTACCATCTTGACACATTCACATAGTCTGAAGATGGGGCTGATGAAAAAGCAGCATGCACAGCAATATCATCTTTTGAGGCTTGGTATCTAAAAATGAGAGCATCAATATGCCATTAAGAATCTTATTTATAACATATGCGAACCAAAAGCACAAAGCATCAGAAATCCTCACCCAGTGATGTAACTGCGAGTAAGAAGATACTGATCCAGCTTCTGGAGCCCAGCTTCCAAGTTGACATTGTGGAAAGTCACAGCCATTGCAACCTGGGCAAAATTAACCAATAAAATTTGCAATTCAACACGAATAACCATTATATATGCAAACAACAAAAGTAGCAAAAAATTTACTTCATTTACAGTCAGACAATCAGCAAATAGGCATTCAATAAAGAATAATCATTGATCAagatacaaaacaaaaagaaaaatattccaCCACAAAACCTAATTGTACAAGAATTCAACGCATACACAATGAAAGCCAAAACCTTTGTCGCCAAAAATCCAACTTTTCACTCAATCAAGCATCAGCACATCAAATTAATGATTTTCAACAGAGAATAACATAcgaaaaacattaaaacactTATACAGCACAAGATACCAAATTGGTTCACGATTTGATCAAAACTCATAGATTTGATGTTGAAGAAGAGATCTAGAGGCAAGAGGAGAACCATATACCTGGAGATAATGGGGATCAGAGGTAATGGCTCGATGACGAAGAGGGACGACGGCTGAAGGGGAAGCGCAGAGGCAGAGCTTAGTAATCTAGATCTGatgttttaagggttttttgaGTTCTTATTGACCGTAGGATCGATATCTGATGGTGAAATTTAATAAAAGCCCTtgtactttaattttattataaataaggCCTCCTCaaattttaagagaaaaaaatcaccATGAactttatacataaaaaaacactgGACTTGACCAGCCTATAATTACCGATAAATACACATAAAAGAGTTTTTTTGGAGAGTCTGACTCTACTAATAGGGAGCATGTTCAACTGTCATATACATTTAACTTTTTATGATAGTGGGAAGTCGAATTTATAAA encodes:
- the LOC120274979 gene encoding elongation factor 1-delta 1-like, which encodes MAVTFHNVNLEAGLQKLDQYLLTRSYITGYQASKDDIAVHAAFSSAPSSDYVNVSRWYNHIDALLKLSGVTCEGQGVTISGSAPPAEVAPSSPAIDDAKAPAAEDDDDDDDVDLFGEETEEEKKAAEERAAAIKASGKKKESGKSSVLLDVKPWDDETDMQKLEESVRSIQMEGLLWGASKLVPVGYGIKKLQIMMTIVDDLVSVDSLIEEHLTVEPANEYIQSCDIVAFNKI